One Helianthus annuus cultivar XRQ/B chromosome 7, HanXRQr2.0-SUNRISE, whole genome shotgun sequence genomic region harbors:
- the LOC110866476 gene encoding uncharacterized protein LOC110866476, with product MMSERPPGGLPGNTEPNPRGHVNAVMTRSGKTTGPNISDSPPITETVPTDTPEEVQARRGPASTTQVQEPVKEYTPPVPYPGRLKKQKNEEQYGKFLEMFKQLHINIPFVEALAQMPKYAKFLKEILSTKQKLEVMSCVVMNESCSAILQNRLPTKMGDPGSFTLPCLIGNMSVSHALADLGASINLMPYKVFTKLDIGEPSPTRMSIRLADRSIKYPRGFVENMLVKIDKFVFPVNFVILDMDEDSRVPLILGCPFLNTARTIIDVAAGQITL from the coding sequence CAGGAGTGGCAAGACTACAGGACCCAACATATCGGACTCACCGCCAATCACTGAAACGGTCCCGACTGATACGCCGGAAGAGGTGCAAGCCAGGCGTGGCCCAGCAAGTACAACACAAGTCCAAGAGCCAGTCAAAGAGTACACTCCTCCAGTTCCATACCCGGGCCGGCTGAAGAAACAGAAAAACgaagaacaatacggtaagttccttgaaatGTTTAAGCAACTGCACATAAacataccgtttgttgaagccttggctcAGATGCCGAAGTATGCGAAGTTCTTAAAGGAAATCCTCTCGACTAAGCAAAAGCTTGAGGTTATGTCCTGTGTGGTGATGAACGAAAGCTGCTCTGCAATCCTTCAAAAtcgtctgcccacgaaaatgggagatccggGCAGTTTCACGCTTCCTTGTTTGATTGGAAatatgtctgttagccatgcattggctgatTTGGGAGCGAGTATCAACCTTATGCCCTATAAGGTTTTTACAAAGTTGGATATAGGTGAGCCGTCGCCTACACGAATGAGCATTCGACTAGCTGATCGTTCCATCAAGTATCCACGTGGATTTGTTGAGAATATGCTTGTTAAGATCGACAAGTTTGTGTTTCCTGTGAATTTTGTTATCCTAGATATGGATGAGGACTCTAGGGTGCCTTTGATTCTCGGATGTCCATTCTTGAATACCGCCCGAACCATTATAGATGTAGCTGCGGGCCAGATTACACTCTGA